Proteins encoded together in one Mycobacterium sp. MS1601 window:
- the crcB gene encoding fluoride efflux transporter CrcB, translating into MVIGGFGAVARLVVDRAVSRRVGRPFPFGTLAVNISGALLLGFLGGLALSHEQALLLGTAFVGAYTTFSTWMLETHRLAEERQLLPALANVVVSVVLGIGAAFCGQWLAGLT; encoded by the coding sequence ATGGTGATCGGCGGGTTCGGCGCGGTAGCACGGCTGGTGGTGGACCGTGCGGTGTCGCGACGCGTCGGCCGGCCGTTTCCCTTCGGCACGCTGGCAGTGAACATCAGCGGGGCGCTGCTGCTGGGGTTCTTGGGCGGGCTGGCACTCAGCCATGAACAGGCACTGCTGCTGGGTACCGCCTTTGTGGGCGCGTACACCACCTTCTCCACCTGGATGCTGGAAACCCATCGGCTGGCTGAGGAACGCCAGCTCCTGCCGGCGCTGGCCAACGTCGTGGTCAGCGTGGTGTTGGGGATCGGGGCGGCCTTCTGCGGTCAGTGGCTGGCAGGGTTGACATGA